One window of the Salvia miltiorrhiza cultivar Shanhuang (shh) chromosome 6, IMPLAD_Smil_shh, whole genome shotgun sequence genome contains the following:
- the LOC130987806 gene encoding stemmadenine O-acetyltransferase-like produces MKIEVVCKEVIRPSSPTPTHLRDFKLSFIDERIPHFHGPLIIYYSLNENEKMKQQQQEMVGRLKSSLSDALVKFYPLAGRMKGQIFVDCNDDGILYVEAEADGRILDIIKSDPQSGLLDKLTPFITTGTLSTVEEPLAVQITSFICGGIALGMCISHRIADHHSLSSFTKCWAAIARRDHSQPISPVFNSAALFPPRNTPDFRPNFTSPSVHPLAPKLAMKAFLFAPAAVNALKSQITNIANPSRVEAVTAFLWSRCAAACRSDLSVACHPVNIRGKVPDLREHSFGNLFQMIFAENCRHGGGTSWIELAGKLRAAFGALDDGYVARLLGERGHELAKENFMEISKHLARENVEVFRFSSLCRFPVYEADFGWGKPAWVSYAGAPNKNCVFLFESVDMRGGVEAWVVMTRQAMERLQGDVEFLRFTSAFARCDRSRL; encoded by the exons atgaagattgaagttgtgTGTAAAGAAGTGATTAGGCCTTCTTCCCCAACACCCACACATCTGAGAGACTTCAAACTCTCTTTCATTGATGAGagaattcctcattttcacggCCCATTAATTATTTACTACAGTTTGAACGAAAACGAAAAGatgaagcagcagcagcaggagaTGGTTGGTCGACTAAAGAGTTCATTATCAGATGCTTTAGTAAAGTTCTACCCCTTGGCTGGGAGGATGAAAGGCCAGATTTTCGTCGACTGCAACGACGACGGAATCTTGTACGTCGAAGCTGAAGCCGACGGCAGAATCTTGGACATCATTAAATCCGATCCCCAATCAGGGCTTCTGGACAAGCTTACCCCTTTTATCACCACTGGCACTCTTTCTACTGTTGAAGAGCCATTAGCAGTTCAG ATAACCTCATTTATCTGCGGCGGAATCGCGTTGGGGATGTGCATTTCCCACAGAATCGCCGATCACCACAGCCTCAGCTCCTTCACCAAATGCTGGGCGGCCATCGCCCGTCGCGATCACTCCCAACCGATCTCCCCCGTCTTCAACTCCGCCGCCCTCTTCCCGCCGCGCAACACGCCCGATTTCCGCCCAAACTTCACCAGTCCATCGGTGCACCCTTTAGCCCCAAAACTCGCGATGAAAGCCTTCCTCTTCGCCCCCGCCGCAGTCAACGCGCTCAAGTCTCAGATCACGAACATCGCGAACCCCAGCCGAGTCGAGGCCGTGACGGCGTTCCTGTGGAGCCGCTGCGCCGCCGCCTGCAGATCCGACCTCTCCGTCGCGTGCCACCCCGTCAACATCAGGGGGAAGGTTCCGGATCTGCGGGAGCACTCGTTCGGAAATCTGTTCCAGATGATCTTCGCGGAGAACTGCCGCCACGGCGGCGGGACGAGCTGGATCGAGCTGGCGGGGAAGCTGAGAGCCGCGTTCGGCGCGCTCGACGACGGATACGTGGCGCGGCTCCTGGGCGAGAGAGGGCACGAGCTGGCGAAGGAGAATTTCATGGAGATCAGCAAACATTTAGCGCGGGAAAATGTGGAGGTGTTTAGGTTTAGTAGCCTGTGCAGGTTTCCGGTGTACGAGGCGGATTTCGGATGGGGGAAGCCGGCTTGGGTGAGCTACGCCGGCGCGCCGAATAAGAACTGCGTGTTTCTGTTTGAGAGCGTGGATATGCGCGGAGGAGTCGAGGCGTGGGTTGTGATGACTCGTCAAGCTATGGAGAGGCTTCAAGGAGATGTGGAATTTCTGCGTTTCACTTCGGCTTTTGCTCGATGTGATCGCAGCCGTTTGTAG